In Psychrobacter sp. P11G3, a single genomic region encodes these proteins:
- the rpe gene encoding ribulose-phosphate 3-epimerase encodes MNSPAKPYLIAPSILSADFARLGEEVEKVLESGADVIHFDVMDNHYVPNLTFGSMICKALRDYGVEAPIDVHLMVSPVDSMIEQFLEAGASIITFHPEASAHIDRSLQLIKDGGAECGLVLNPATPLHYLDYVMDKVDQILLMSVNPGYGGQSFIDSTLDKVRQVRQRIITSGRDIRLEVDGGIKASNIRAIAEAGADMFVAGSAIFNQEDYKAAIDEMRAELLLANNS; translated from the coding sequence ATGAACAGTCCTGCTAAACCTTATCTTATTGCACCGTCGATACTCTCAGCTGATTTCGCGCGGTTGGGCGAAGAAGTGGAGAAGGTACTAGAGTCGGGTGCCGATGTGATTCATTTTGATGTAATGGACAACCATTACGTACCTAATTTGACGTTTGGTAGCATGATTTGTAAGGCGTTGCGTGACTATGGTGTTGAAGCGCCAATTGATGTGCATCTGATGGTTTCACCTGTCGATAGTATGATTGAGCAGTTTTTGGAAGCGGGTGCTAGTATCATTACCTTCCATCCTGAAGCTAGCGCTCATATCGATCGCTCACTTCAACTTATCAAAGATGGCGGTGCAGAGTGTGGCTTGGTATTGAACCCAGCAACGCCGCTGCATTATCTTGATTATGTCATGGATAAAGTAGATCAGATTTTATTAATGAGTGTGAACCCGGGCTACGGTGGACAGTCGTTTATCGATAGTACGTTAGATAAAGTTCGTCAGGTACGTCAGCGTATTATTACTAGTGGCCGAGATATTCGATTGGAAGTTGATGGCGGTATCAAAGCTAGTAATATACGTGCGATTGCTGAAGCAGGCGCTGATATGTTTGTCGCGGGTTCTGCAATCTTCAATCAAGAAGACTATAAAGCGGCTATCGATGAGATGCGCGCAGAGTTGCTATTAGCCAACAACAGCTAG
- a CDS encoding TIGR03643 family protein: MAWEDRTPFGAIEHSYGLDETGVIKLMRQELKPSSFRLWRQRVSNRATKHEAKRSFEVGRAYCKTQYKQR; encoded by the coding sequence ATGGCGTGGGAAGATAGAACGCCATTTGGCGCTATAGAGCATAGCTACGGTCTCGATGAGACTGGGGTTATCAAACTCATGCGCCAAGAGCTAAAGCCATCATCTTTTCGCTTATGGCGTCAGAGAGTGAGCAATCGTGCTACCAAGCATGAGGCAAAGCGCTCTTTCGAAGTTGGCCGTGCTTATTGCAAAACACAATATAAGCAGCGTTAA
- the tsaB gene encoding tRNA (adenosine(37)-N6)-threonylcarbamoyltransferase complex dimerization subunit type 1 TsaB has protein sequence MFLAMDTVFDQCSIAILDSSGQVLSSHTETGKRQQTQQILPMIDAALSEAQLRLADIQALIFNRGPGAFSGIRINTAVVQALSVAHDLPCVGVSSLQAIAQCAYQKYGLTHLYSALDARMQQVYFGQYELVTDDQLGHSIMQPVLADGSDSTEQLFDYDCQTALSLPIVGNGAPLLARYDQQDYHEDVWPDAVVIGQLGIAQFANDGGTEASQALPKYLRNQAWKTLKEQGKA, from the coding sequence ATGTTTTTAGCAATGGATACCGTGTTCGATCAGTGTTCGATCGCGATTTTAGATTCGAGTGGACAGGTACTATCGAGCCATACCGAAACAGGTAAGCGTCAGCAGACTCAACAGATTTTACCGATGATTGATGCTGCATTGTCTGAGGCGCAGTTACGTCTTGCTGATATACAGGCTTTAATATTCAATCGCGGGCCGGGTGCGTTTAGTGGTATTCGCATCAATACGGCAGTGGTACAGGCTCTGTCTGTAGCGCATGATTTGCCTTGTGTTGGCGTCTCAAGCCTGCAAGCAATCGCACAATGCGCGTATCAGAAATACGGGCTGACACACCTATACAGCGCCCTTGATGCTCGTATGCAGCAAGTCTACTTTGGACAGTATGAGTTGGTAACTGACGACCAATTAGGTCATAGCATTATGCAGCCAGTATTGGCTGATGGTAGCGATAGCACTGAGCAGCTATTTGATTATGATTGCCAAACCGCACTTAGCCTACCTATTGTGGGTAATGGCGCGCCGCTATTGGCACGATATGATCAGCAAGACTACCATGAAGATGTTTGGCCAGATGCTGTTGTCATTGGGCAGCTTGGTATTGCTCAGTTTGCAAACGATGGTGGTACAGAAGCGTCGCAGGCATTGCCAAAATATCTACGTAATCAAGCTTGGAAAACACTTAAAGAGCAAGGCAAAGCATAG
- the purU gene encoding formyltetrahydrofolate deformylase: protein MSDNTKTVSLSTIASQSKQIPSAIDTATLLIKCKDQAGIVQAVSEFIHRYGANIITLDQYSTAHEGGQYFMRLEFALAGLSDIIENFEASFAHTVAKRHDMDWRLHNNATKTKVGILVSKFDHALLDLLWRHQRGLLDCEITCVVSNHPDLKQAVQNFGITFHHVPVTKDNKFDAEEQIHKLMAGNDLLVLARYMQILSSDFVKRWPMQIINIHHSFLPAFVGADPYRQAYDKGVKLIGATAHYVTAELDQGPIIEQDVHRVTHRQGVTELRAIGRDIERNVLARAVNWHVQNRVIVAGNKTVVFN, encoded by the coding sequence ATGTCAGACAACACTAAAACGGTTTCATTATCGACCATAGCTTCTCAGAGCAAACAGATTCCTAGCGCTATTGATACAGCCACGCTGCTCATCAAATGCAAAGATCAGGCAGGTATCGTACAGGCAGTTTCTGAATTTATTCATCGTTATGGTGCTAATATCATTACGCTTGATCAGTATTCAACGGCGCATGAAGGCGGGCAGTATTTCATGCGTTTAGAGTTTGCTTTGGCAGGATTGAGCGATATTATCGAGAATTTTGAAGCCAGCTTTGCGCATACGGTTGCTAAGCGCCACGACATGGACTGGCGTCTACATAACAATGCAACGAAGACCAAAGTCGGTATTTTGGTGTCTAAGTTTGATCATGCGTTGTTAGATTTATTATGGCGACATCAGCGTGGATTGCTCGATTGCGAGATTACTTGCGTGGTCAGTAACCATCCTGATTTGAAGCAAGCAGTACAAAATTTTGGCATTACTTTCCATCATGTGCCAGTGACCAAAGACAATAAGTTCGATGCAGAAGAGCAGATTCATAAGTTGATGGCAGGTAACGACTTATTAGTATTGGCGCGCTACATGCAGATTTTGTCATCAGATTTTGTCAAACGCTGGCCGATGCAGATTATCAATATTCATCATTCATTCTTGCCTGCGTTTGTGGGTGCAGATCCTTATCGTCAAGCTTATGATAAAGGTGTTAAGCTTATCGGCGCAACTGCGCATTATGTCACAGCTGAGCTTGATCAAGGGCCTATCATCGAGCAGGATGTACACCGTGTGACGCATCGCCAAGGGGTGACAGAATTGCGTGCTATCGGCCGTGATATCGAACGCAACGTATTAGCACGTGCTGTAAACTGGCATGTGCAAAACCGTGTGATTGTAGCGGGTAATAAGACAGTCGTATTTAACTAA
- a CDS encoding inner membrane protein YpjD, producing the protein MAYILASIHIGWALVQDKPIHKSLSLGLLLIGMAAHAVLLYPYVVTLYGLNFNLFNIISLTSLFFLFFYLLFCLYRPILSLGILAAPTALIGMTVGYVGRAPYQPLTNVSIGLEIHIILSLAAYCVLLMAAVQALFLRLQIRELKHHTIHRFWVNKLPSLQSMESLLFDMLLVGFVLLSIALGIGFIYVQDLMAQHIVHKTVFSLLSWLLFGVLLFGNWRAGWRGKRAANITIYAFILLAIGFVGSKFVLEMLL; encoded by the coding sequence ATGGCTTATATCTTAGCCAGCATCCATATTGGTTGGGCGCTGGTTCAGGACAAACCTATCCACAAAAGCCTCAGTTTGGGCTTGTTGCTCATCGGTATGGCTGCACATGCGGTACTGCTATATCCATACGTTGTGACGCTGTATGGTTTAAATTTCAACTTGTTCAATATAATCAGTCTGACCAGTTTATTTTTCTTATTCTTTTATCTGTTGTTCTGTTTATATCGCCCTATTCTTAGCCTTGGTATTTTGGCTGCACCCACCGCCCTAATAGGTATGACTGTCGGCTATGTCGGCCGCGCCCCTTATCAACCGCTCACTAATGTCAGTATTGGGCTTGAAATTCATATCATATTATCATTGGCTGCCTATTGTGTGCTGCTGATGGCGGCGGTACAAGCGCTATTTCTACGTCTACAAATACGTGAGCTCAAGCATCATACCATTCACCGCTTTTGGGTCAATAAGCTACCCTCCTTGCAAAGTATGGAGAGTTTATTATTCGATATGCTGTTGGTAGGCTTTGTATTGCTCAGTATCGCACTGGGGATTGGGTTTATCTATGTACAAGACTTGATGGCACAGCATATCGTGCATAAGACTGTTTTTAGTCTACTGTCGTGGTTATTATTTGGTGTACTACTATTCGGTAACTGGCGTGCAGGCTGGCGAGGCAAACGTGCGGCCAATATCACTATTTATGCCTTTATCCTATTAGCCATTGGCTTTGTTGGTAGCAAGTTCGTCTTAGAAATGCTCCTATAA
- the rpmG gene encoding 50S ribosomal protein L33 translates to MRDKIKLVSTAGTGYYYTTTKNKRTMPGKMEIKKFDPKVRQHVIFKEAKIK, encoded by the coding sequence ATGAGAGATAAAATTAAATTAGTATCAACAGCTGGTACTGGGTATTACTACACCACTACTAAAAACAAGCGCACTATGCCTGGCAAAATGGAAATCAAAAAGTTTGATCCAAAAGTACGCCAGCATGTGATCTTCAAAGAAGCTAAAATCAAATAA
- a CDS encoding class I SAM-dependent methyltransferase, with amino-acid sequence MTDVPQTYDETGAVVHCQLFYVNDSQQAQVESLQSLIAEHTLPIILDIEVATEKLTQKCRQQLSQASTQPILLLDDKDKLSWLSDGLSVAPEWDKLQRRVVSAGRKSELLLQAARITSDSHVIDATAGFGHDSLILASTGAQVTMLEQQPLMALLLLAEQQRMSALPNWQKLMSRLQIINTDALSYFANLEACTVTDNATAIDVVYLDPMFPEGSYQDSKTGKGAKVGKHMQALHHLARPPTLDEERQLLSSAQTVVKQSTQGQGRVVVKRPQFAPLLADKPASESWHNEAVRFDGYFV; translated from the coding sequence ATGACCGATGTGCCCCAAACGTATGACGAAACAGGTGCTGTTGTACATTGTCAGTTATTCTACGTCAATGACAGCCAGCAAGCACAGGTTGAGAGCCTACAGTCATTGATAGCTGAGCATACATTACCAATTATCTTAGATATAGAGGTCGCTACAGAGAAACTAACTCAAAAGTGCCGTCAGCAATTGAGCCAAGCATCTACTCAGCCTATTTTATTATTAGATGATAAAGACAAGCTATCATGGCTAAGTGATGGGCTCAGTGTGGCACCTGAGTGGGACAAGTTGCAGCGCCGTGTAGTGAGTGCTGGCCGTAAGTCTGAGTTGCTATTACAAGCGGCCAGAATCACATCAGATAGTCACGTTATTGATGCAACTGCTGGCTTTGGGCATGATAGTTTGATATTGGCAAGTACTGGTGCACAAGTTACTATGCTTGAGCAGCAGCCGTTGATGGCATTGCTGTTACTTGCAGAGCAGCAGCGTATGAGTGCGCTACCCAATTGGCAAAAGCTCATGAGCCGTCTACAGATTATTAACACTGATGCGCTCAGTTATTTTGCGAATTTAGAAGCCTGTACCGTTACAGATAATGCCACGGCAATCGATGTCGTCTATTTGGATCCGATGTTTCCAGAGGGTAGCTATCAAGATAGCAAAACAGGCAAAGGGGCAAAAGTCGGTAAGCATATGCAGGCACTGCACCATTTGGCTCGTCCACCAACATTAGATGAAGAGCGACAGCTGCTAAGTAGTGCACAGACCGTTGTCAAACAAAGTACGCAGGGCCAAGGTCGCGTGGTCGTAAAGCGTCCACAGTTTGCACCGCTGCTTGCTGATAAGCCAGCTAGTGAAAGCTGGCACAATGAAGCCGTGCGCTTTGATGGGTATTTTGTCTGA
- a CDS encoding undecaprenyl-diphosphate phosphatase, with translation MDIVLFVQAVIMGIVEGITEFLPISSTGYLILSADVMGFWTKEKVDLFVVVVQLGAILAVIYDYWGRLWQALMGLLTGKAEGMTNPRQLGLSLIVSTIPVMIVGFTFADEIKAYLFNPIVVAIMLIIGGLLIFYVEKRPKTVIAEEAEDVSIKTALMIGLFQCLALIPGTSRSGATIIGALWLGVSRKASAEFSFFLGIPVIVGAALLDLLKHGDVLKSSEDWLVLGIGTIVSFVIALLCIRLLVAWVSRRDFTIFAWLRIITGVIVLVAAWGFGYQMAG, from the coding sequence GTGGATATAGTTTTATTCGTTCAAGCTGTCATCATGGGTATCGTTGAAGGTATCACTGAATTTTTACCCATCTCTAGTACGGGATATTTGATTTTATCAGCGGATGTGATGGGTTTCTGGACTAAAGAAAAGGTTGATTTATTTGTCGTGGTGGTACAGCTTGGCGCTATTTTGGCAGTGATTTATGACTATTGGGGTAGATTGTGGCAAGCACTGATGGGTTTGTTGACTGGCAAAGCAGAGGGCATGACCAATCCTAGACAGCTGGGGCTGAGTCTGATTGTCTCTACTATCCCTGTGATGATTGTTGGTTTTACCTTTGCCGATGAAATCAAAGCTTATTTGTTTAATCCTATCGTCGTTGCCATTATGCTCATCATCGGCGGTCTACTGATATTCTATGTGGAAAAGCGTCCTAAAACGGTCATTGCAGAAGAGGCAGAAGATGTCAGCATAAAAACTGCGTTGATGATTGGTCTGTTTCAATGTTTAGCTCTTATACCCGGGACGTCACGCTCAGGTGCCACTATTATTGGTGCGCTGTGGTTAGGTGTCTCACGTAAGGCTTCTGCTGAGTTTTCTTTCTTTTTGGGTATTCCTGTCATTGTAGGCGCGGCACTGTTGGATTTACTCAAACATGGTGACGTACTGAAGAGCAGTGAAGACTGGCTGGTGCTAGGTATCGGAACCATCGTGTCATTTGTAATAGCGCTACTCTGTATCCGCTTACTTGTGGCATGGGTAAGTCGCCGCGACTTTACTATTTTTGCTTGGCTGCGCATTATCACGGGTGTTATCGTGCTGGTCGCCGCTTGGGGCTTTGGTTATCAAATGGCTGGCTAG
- the rpmB gene encoding 50S ribosomal protein L28 — protein sequence MSRVCQVTGKRPMVGNNVSHANNKTRRRFLPNLHNHRFWVESENRFVRLRVSTKGMRIIDKLGIDKVLADLRAQGQKV from the coding sequence ATGTCTCGAGTTTGCCAAGTGACTGGAAAGCGCCCTATGGTGGGTAATAATGTTTCGCATGCAAACAACAAAACCCGTCGTCGCTTTCTACCAAACCTTCACAACCATCGTTTTTGGGTAGAGTCTGAAAACCGCTTTGTACGTCTACGTGTGTCTACCAAAGGTATGCGCATCATTGACAAACTTGGTATCGATAAAGTGTTAGCGGATCTACGCGCACAAGGTCAAAAAGTTTAA
- the ubiA gene encoding 4-hydroxybenzoate octaprenyltransferase, with translation MTFKDKLQAYIQLTRFDKPVGIELLLWPTLWGVLLAAMGQAQQQGITAALPSIKVFAIFALGAIFMRAAGCAINDFADRKVDGHVTRTKGRPLADGRLSGKEAIAAFLVLVLLSASLLFFLPIAVFYWSLGAVVLAFIYPFMKRYTHLPQVFLAAAFGWAIPMSYVAVQGAPDIWCWLLFLAYMCWTVAYDTQYAMADREDDLKIGVKSTAILFGRYDVIIISILQMLFLLMMGVVMWHYFAPTTLGVTPVFGLALVAMMFAKQNSACASRNPLACFQAFLANIWVGRYVFALIAVTCIWTTLNG, from the coding sequence ATGACATTTAAAGACAAGCTACAAGCCTATATCCAGCTAACCCGTTTTGATAAGCCAGTCGGCATTGAGCTGCTCTTATGGCCAACGCTTTGGGGCGTACTACTCGCTGCAATGGGTCAAGCGCAGCAGCAAGGAATAACGGCAGCGTTGCCAAGTATCAAGGTATTTGCGATATTTGCCCTTGGTGCAATATTTATGCGAGCGGCTGGTTGTGCGATTAATGACTTTGCGGATCGCAAAGTAGATGGTCATGTAACTCGAACTAAAGGCCGCCCATTAGCAGATGGACGCTTATCTGGTAAAGAAGCTATCGCTGCATTTTTAGTACTGGTGCTGTTAAGTGCCAGTCTGCTATTTTTCCTGCCGATAGCTGTATTCTACTGGTCGCTTGGTGCCGTTGTATTGGCATTTATTTATCCATTTATGAAGCGCTATACCCATCTGCCGCAAGTATTTTTAGCAGCTGCTTTTGGGTGGGCAATACCGATGTCCTATGTGGCGGTGCAAGGTGCTCCCGATATTTGGTGTTGGCTGCTATTCCTAGCGTATATGTGTTGGACAGTGGCCTACGATACCCAGTACGCCATGGCTGACCGTGAGGATGACTTAAAAATTGGCGTGAAATCAACAGCGATACTATTCGGTCGTTATGATGTAATTATCATTTCAATATTGCAGATGCTATTTTTGCTAATGATGGGCGTGGTTATGTGGCATTACTTTGCTCCGACCACATTGGGCGTAACCCCAGTATTTGGATTGGCGCTTGTTGCGATGATGTTTGCCAAACAAAATAGCGCTTGTGCCAGTCGTAACCCTTTGGCTTGCTTTCAGGCGTTCTTGGCCAATATCTGGGTAGGGCGCTATGTCTTTGCTCTCATCGCAGTTACTTGCATATGGACGACGCTAAATGGATAA
- the ffh gene encoding signal recognition particle protein yields the protein MFDTLTERLSSSLRNIVGTGQLTEDNIKDTLREVRMALLEADVALPVTRDFVKRVKEQALGAEVLKELAPGQAFVKIVHDELTEMMGSANQQLEMTGKPPVVYLLAGLQGAGKTTTAGKLAKYLQERQKKKVMLVSADVYRPAAIKQLEQVAGQVNAKFVNSSTDENPIDIAKRAIEEAKIQYQDILIIDTAGRLHIDDTMMDEIKALTAAVNPSETLFVVDAMTGQDAANTAKAFNDALPLTGVILTKTDGDARGGAALSVRAITGKPIKFLGRGEKLDELELFHPERIAQRILGMGDVLSLVEEVEQKIDRDKAEKMAKKMQKGGDFDLEDLLTQFQQMKSMGGMAGFLDKMPGMGGSDMQKAVEDAKPEEKVREMEALINSMTPFERKNPDKINPSRKRRIAAGSGREIQDVNRLLKQHKQMAKMMKMISKPEGISKMMKSMQGLMGGGSAGGGGGPLFGGGQQGGAKDVNPEQMAKQMGLDPNNMPSTEEMQKQMQEMQNQAPKKFKTRF from the coding sequence ATGTTTGATACCTTAACAGAACGCTTATCGTCGAGCCTACGTAACATCGTCGGTACCGGGCAGTTGACCGAAGACAATATCAAAGATACGTTACGTGAAGTGCGTATGGCGTTGTTAGAAGCTGATGTGGCGTTGCCTGTCACTCGTGATTTTGTAAAACGCGTAAAAGAACAAGCGCTTGGTGCTGAGGTGCTAAAAGAGTTAGCGCCAGGTCAAGCGTTTGTAAAAATCGTACACGACGAGCTGACCGAAATGATGGGCAGCGCCAACCAACAGTTAGAGATGACAGGTAAACCGCCGGTTGTCTATTTGCTAGCAGGTCTACAAGGTGCAGGTAAAACGACTACAGCAGGTAAGTTGGCCAAATATCTACAAGAGCGTCAAAAGAAAAAAGTCATGCTAGTCTCTGCCGACGTCTACCGCCCAGCAGCTATCAAACAGCTGGAGCAAGTAGCCGGTCAAGTGAATGCTAAGTTTGTGAACTCAAGCACAGATGAGAATCCAATTGATATCGCAAAGCGTGCGATAGAAGAAGCCAAAATCCAATATCAAGATATTCTGATCATTGATACCGCTGGTCGTCTACATATCGACGATACCATGATGGATGAGATTAAGGCGCTAACTGCTGCGGTTAATCCATCTGAGACGCTATTCGTTGTCGATGCCATGACGGGTCAAGATGCCGCCAATACCGCAAAAGCCTTTAATGATGCGTTGCCGTTGACGGGTGTTATCTTAACTAAGACTGACGGTGATGCTCGCGGCGGTGCGGCGCTTTCTGTACGCGCTATCACCGGTAAGCCAATTAAGTTCTTGGGTCGCGGTGAAAAACTAGACGAGCTAGAGCTGTTCCACCCTGAGCGTATCGCGCAGCGTATCCTAGGTATGGGTGATGTACTGAGTCTGGTCGAAGAGGTTGAGCAGAAAATTGACCGTGATAAAGCCGAAAAAATGGCGAAAAAGATGCAAAAGGGCGGTGACTTCGACCTTGAGGATCTATTGACTCAGTTCCAGCAGATGAAGAGCATGGGCGGCATGGCAGGTTTCTTGGATAAGATGCCTGGTATGGGCGGATCAGATATGCAAAAAGCCGTCGAAGACGCCAAACCAGAAGAAAAAGTACGTGAAATGGAAGCATTGATTAATTCAATGACGCCGTTTGAGCGTAAAAATCCTGACAAGATTAACCCAAGTCGTAAGCGCCGAATCGCTGCAGGTTCAGGCCGTGAGATTCAAGATGTTAACCGTTTGCTCAAGCAACACAAGCAGATGGCAAAAATGATGAAAATGATCTCAAAGCCTGAAGGCATCAGTAAAATGATGAAGTCTATGCAAGGCCTCATGGGTGGCGGTAGTGCTGGCGGTGGCGGCGGTCCATTGTTTGGCGGCGGTCAGCAAGGTGGCGCTAAGGACGTGAATCCAGAACAAATGGCCAAGCAAATGGGACTGGATCCAAATAACATGCCAAGCACTGAAGAGATGCAAAAGCAAATGCAAGAAATGCAAAACCAAGCGCCAAAGAAGTTCAAAACCCGCTTTTAA
- a CDS encoding DUF4112 domain-containing protein codes for MDKFDKLPRFKSKKSSDTNGSGVDYQAKLAEHSLTREQVIATERKLAKFANTMDSLVRVPFTKQGMGADAALSTIPLAGDLAGLALTSYAFILGRQLGVPAHKMTPAVRFALIDMVVGIVPGIGTLLDIFIRPSRKTLGIVHEHLHHEYGITETMHMDRPFLHQSLEDKQQQSRFGFFWRNPIVAWLYLHIPDFLGLLVIVFVGWGLWTVISWLIGMFGQSTGFG; via the coding sequence ATGGATAAGTTCGATAAGTTGCCGAGATTCAAATCAAAGAAATCTTCTGATACAAATGGCTCAGGCGTAGACTATCAAGCTAAACTTGCCGAACATAGTCTGACTCGTGAGCAAGTTATCGCAACTGAGCGTAAACTGGCAAAATTTGCCAATACTATGGATTCACTAGTGCGAGTGCCTTTTACTAAGCAAGGAATGGGTGCGGATGCGGCGCTTTCGACCATTCCACTCGCAGGAGATTTGGCAGGATTGGCATTGACCAGTTATGCATTTATATTAGGACGTCAGTTAGGTGTGCCCGCTCATAAAATGACGCCAGCGGTTAGATTCGCACTTATTGATATGGTCGTTGGTATCGTACCTGGCATTGGTACGCTATTAGATATTTTTATTCGTCCTAGCCGTAAGACACTGGGTATCGTGCACGAGCATCTACATCATGAGTATGGTATTACCGAAACCATGCATATGGATCGACCGTTTTTACACCAGTCACTAGAAGACAAGCAGCAGCAAAGCCGCTTTGGGTTTTTTTGGCGTAATCCAATCGTTGCTTGGTTATATCTGCACATCCCTGACTTTCTTGGACTACTGGTCATTGTATTTGTCGGTTGGGGATTGTGGACAGTAATAAGCTGGTTGATCGGGATGTTTGGGCAATCGACTGGGTTTGGGTAA